In Clostridium sp. SY8519, one genomic interval encodes:
- a CDS encoding metal ABC transporter permease, translating to MYLDYPFVRYALVVGVLIALCASLLGVTLVLRRFSFIGDGLSHVAFGALAIASVMNLTNRLVLILPVTVFCAVLLLKTGQNTRVKGDAAIAMLSVGALAFGYLLMNLFSASSNLSGDVCTTLFGSTSILTLTAADVWLCIALAVAVLVIFILFYNKIFAVTFDENFSKAAGVKTERYNLLIAVIIAVIIVLAMNLVGSLLISALVIFPALSAMRLFGNFKAVTVFSAAISVFCAFSGILISILAGTPVGSTIVAVDAAAFAVCCAAGKWKGGGVG from the coding sequence ATGTATCTGGACTACCCGTTTGTCAGATATGCACTGGTGGTAGGGGTTCTGATTGCGCTGTGCGCCTCCCTGCTCGGAGTGACGCTTGTGCTGAGACGGTTTTCCTTTATCGGAGACGGTCTGTCACATGTCGCGTTCGGCGCGCTGGCCATTGCCTCTGTAATGAATCTGACGAATCGGCTCGTGCTGATTCTGCCGGTAACCGTGTTCTGCGCGGTGCTGCTCTTAAAGACAGGGCAAAACACCAGAGTAAAAGGAGATGCGGCGATAGCGATGCTTTCCGTTGGCGCGCTGGCTTTCGGATATCTGCTGATGAATTTGTTCTCGGCATCCTCCAATCTGTCCGGGGATGTCTGCACGACCTTGTTCGGGTCCACATCGATTCTCACGCTTACAGCAGCGGATGTATGGCTGTGCATCGCGCTGGCAGTGGCGGTGCTTGTTATTTTCATTCTGTTTTATAATAAAATTTTCGCGGTTACATTTGATGAAAACTTTTCAAAAGCTGCAGGGGTGAAGACAGAAAGATATAACCTGTTAATTGCGGTTATAATCGCAGTGATCATTGTGCTGGCCATGAATCTGGTTGGTTCACTTTTGATTTCCGCGCTTGTTATTTTTCCTGCGCTGTCGGCGATGCGTCTGTTTGGAAATTTCAAAGCGGTGACAGTCTTTTCGGCAGCAATCTCCGTGTTCTGCGCGTTCAGCGGCATTCTGATCTCGATACTTGCGGGGACGCCGGTGGGATCGACCATAGTGGCTGTGGATGCAGCTGCTTTCGCGGTTTGCTGCGCGGCAGGAAAATGGAAGGGAGGAGGCGTCGGATGA
- a CDS encoding ABC transporter ATP-binding protein produces MVQLIAENLSVGYDGKAVLRDLNFEIPAGDYLCIIGENGSGKSTLMKTLLGLLPPVSGEIRTDGSLGKNDIGYLPQQTHIQKDFPASVGEIVLSGCQGRCGQKFFYGRKEKKAAAENMERMGIRRLEHTCYRVLSGGQQQRVLLARALCAADKMILLDEPTAGLDPKAAAKMYDLIVELNREGTTVIMVSHDMEASARFAKHILSVGKKLFYGTKQKYLEKEGNRKGKGGDWGC; encoded by the coding sequence ATGGTACAACTTATTGCGGAAAACCTCAGTGTCGGATATGACGGAAAGGCAGTTCTGCGGGATCTCAATTTTGAGATCCCGGCAGGTGATTACCTGTGCATCATCGGGGAAAACGGTTCCGGCAAGAGTACACTGATGAAGACACTTCTCGGACTTTTGCCTCCGGTCAGCGGAGAAATCCGTACTGACGGCAGCCTGGGGAAAAATGACATTGGATATCTGCCGCAGCAGACGCACATCCAGAAAGATTTTCCTGCATCTGTGGGAGAAATTGTTCTTTCCGGCTGTCAGGGACGCTGCGGTCAGAAATTTTTTTACGGCAGGAAGGAGAAGAAAGCTGCGGCAGAGAATATGGAACGTATGGGCATCAGGCGGCTGGAACATACCTGTTATCGGGTACTGTCAGGAGGGCAGCAGCAGCGGGTCCTGCTTGCAAGGGCACTGTGCGCCGCAGACAAGATGATCCTTCTTGATGAGCCGACAGCAGGACTTGATCCGAAAGCAGCTGCCAAAATGTATGATTTGATTGTAGAACTCAACAGGGAGGGCACGACGGTCATTATGGTTTCCCATGATATGGAAGCGTCAGCCCGGTTTGCAAAGCACATTCTTTCTGTGGGAAAAAAACTTTTTTACGGAACGAAACAGAAGTATCTGGAAAAGGAAGGGAATCGGAAGGGGAAAGGCGGTGATTGGGGATGTTAG
- a CDS encoding metal ABC transporter substrate-binding protein produces the protein MKKYFSLLTVLIILAVSVLSACHFNGRNNQNSPSADSSRPIQIVTTIFPEYDWVKNILGSNPADAEVTLLQDNGVDLHSYQPSAEDIAKISNCDLFIYVGGESDAWVNDALKKAGNRNRKVINLLDVLGSTVKEEEVVEGMEPEKEEASEKEESSEKEEEPEYDEHVWLSLKKTEKLCGAIGTAMEEIDPANKKSYVSNTEKYIAQLNALDSRYQKTVNSAKRKTVLFGDRFPFRYLTDDYGLSYYAAFVGCSAESEASFQTISFLAKKTDQRKLPCVLTIEGKQHKIAETIVRNTKKKNQSILSMNSMQSVTSDDVKNGTTYLSVMEKNLSVLKQALN, from the coding sequence ATGAAAAAATATTTCTCTTTGCTGACCGTGCTGATTATTCTCGCAGTCAGCGTTCTTTCCGCATGCCATTTCAATGGCAGAAACAACCAAAACAGTCCGTCGGCTGACAGCAGCAGACCAATTCAAATCGTTACAACTATATTTCCGGAATATGACTGGGTGAAAAATATCCTTGGCAGCAATCCGGCGGATGCTGAGGTAACTTTGCTTCAGGATAATGGCGTGGATCTTCACAGCTATCAGCCCTCTGCAGAGGATATTGCCAAAATATCCAATTGTGATTTGTTTATTTATGTGGGCGGAGAATCCGATGCGTGGGTGAATGACGCGTTAAAGAAAGCCGGAAACAGGAACAGGAAGGTCATTAACCTTCTGGATGTCCTTGGCAGTACGGTAAAAGAAGAGGAAGTCGTGGAAGGGATGGAACCGGAAAAAGAGGAGGCATCTGAAAAAGAAGAGTCGTCCGAAAAAGAAGAAGAGCCGGAATATGATGAACATGTTTGGCTGTCACTGAAAAAGACAGAAAAGCTCTGCGGCGCGATCGGAACAGCGATGGAAGAAATTGATCCGGCGAATAAAAAAAGTTATGTTTCCAACACAGAGAAATACATCGCGCAGCTGAACGCTCTTGACAGCCGGTACCAGAAGACAGTAAACAGCGCGAAACGGAAAACAGTTCTGTTCGGAGACCGTTTTCCGTTCCGGTATCTGACAGATGACTACGGACTTTCTTACTATGCTGCCTTCGTCGGATGCTCCGCGGAAAGCGAGGCAAGCTTTCAAACGATATCCTTCCTTGCGAAAAAAACAGACCAGCGGAAGCTTCCCTGCGTTCTGACCATTGAGGGAAAACAGCATAAAATAGCGGAAACAATTGTCCGAAATACGAAAAAGAAAAACCAGTCAATCCTTTCCATGAATTCTATGCAGTCCGTAACCTCGGATGATGTAAAAAACGGGACCACTTATCTTTCTGTCATGGAAAAGAACCTTTCCGTGCTGAAACAGGCATTAAATTAA
- a CDS encoding transcriptional repressor translates to MDTRTKYNTKQRKIVISCLKTLPGVHVTAGDLYRKLKQDGISIGQTTIYRQLENLVTEGIVNKYIIDENSPACFVYEESSGQKDTDPCFHCKCEQCGKLIHLHCEELAGIAVHLSDAHQFKINPMRTVFYGICEDCQKAD, encoded by the coding sequence ATGGATACACGAACAAAATACAACACAAAGCAGCGGAAAATTGTAATCTCCTGCCTGAAAACATTGCCAGGTGTGCATGTGACGGCGGGAGATCTGTACCGAAAGCTGAAACAGGACGGTATTTCGATTGGACAGACAACCATCTACCGGCAGTTAGAAAATCTGGTGACCGAAGGCATTGTTAATAAGTACATTATTGACGAAAACAGTCCCGCCTGTTTTGTATACGAAGAGAGCAGCGGGCAGAAAGATACGGATCCGTGTTTTCACTGCAAATGTGAACAGTGTGGGAAGCTGATCCACCTTCATTGTGAGGAACTGGCAGGGATAGCGGTACATTTGTCTGATGCGCATCAATTTAAGATCAATCCGATGCGAACGGTTTTTTACGGCATATGTGAAGACTGTCAGAAGGCAGATTAG
- a CDS encoding EFR1 family ferrodoxin (N-terminal region resembles flavodoxins. C-terminal ferrodoxin region binds two 4Fe-4S clusters.): MILYFSATGNCKYAASRIASHTGEKILSIPDCIKDERYSFCEDVIGVITPIYFWGLPDIVEEFLKKLDVKCSYLYLMATYGTTTGAAGKMAQKALKGRNFDAFYAIQMPDTWTPLFDLSTPAAVAKFTRRTEQKLDAAIKGITDRKRNKMMQPAMPAVLALGIAQPMYHHIASKTSRFSVEDSCIGCGHCAKHCPVQAIAMQAGKPVWVKERCVLCLGCLHRCPKFSIQYGLGRTKRHGQYTNPYVPVP; encoded by the coding sequence ATGATCCTGTATTTTTCAGCAACAGGAAACTGTAAATATGCCGCATCCAGGATAGCGTCCCACACGGGAGAAAAAATCCTGAGCATACCGGACTGTATAAAAGATGAAAGATATTCTTTCTGTGAGGACGTCATCGGAGTGATTACACCGATTTATTTCTGGGGACTTCCGGATATCGTGGAGGAGTTTCTGAAAAAATTGGATGTAAAATGCAGCTACCTGTACCTCATGGCAACTTATGGTACCACCACGGGAGCCGCGGGAAAAATGGCGCAGAAAGCGCTGAAGGGAAGAAACTTCGACGCGTTTTATGCGATTCAAATGCCGGATACATGGACACCCTTGTTTGATCTATCTACGCCGGCGGCGGTGGCAAAGTTTACACGCAGAACCGAGCAGAAACTGGATGCTGCCATAAAAGGCATCACAGACAGAAAACGGAACAAAATGATGCAGCCGGCAATGCCGGCGGTTCTTGCGCTGGGAATCGCACAGCCGATGTATCATCATATTGCAAGCAAAACATCCCGTTTTTCTGTGGAAGATTCCTGTATCGGCTGCGGGCATTGCGCAAAACACTGCCCGGTACAGGCGATTGCGATGCAGGCGGGAAAACCGGTTTGGGTAAAGGAGCGCTGTGTGCTGTGTCTGGGCTGTCTGCATCGATGCCCGAAGTTTTCCATTCAATATGGGCTGGGCAGAACAAAGCGGCATGGCCAGTATACAAATCCGTATGTGCCTGTTCCTTAG
- a CDS encoding DUF1304 domain-containing protein: MNIITKILSVLVAAEFIYIFYLETIATTSVKTSKVFGMTTEELSQKNVTVLFKNQGVYNGLISLLILLAVFAFASKAAVICLMAYIVAVALYGSFTSNPKIILMQGGLAILTLISCIF, encoded by the coding sequence ATGAATATCATAACAAAAATTTTATCAGTATTGGTGGCGGCAGAATTTATTTATATTTTTTATCTGGAGACGATAGCCACCACTTCAGTAAAAACATCAAAAGTATTTGGTATGACCACCGAGGAACTCAGCCAGAAAAATGTGACGGTACTGTTTAAAAATCAGGGGGTATACAATGGACTGATTTCCCTGCTGATTCTACTGGCAGTTTTTGCTTTTGCCAGCAAGGCGGCTGTGATTTGCCTTATGGCTTATATTGTGGCAGTGGCACTGTATGGCAGTTTCACCAGCAATCCGAAGATTATTTTGATGCAGGGAGGACTTGCGATTCTGACACTGATTTCCTGTATCTTTTAA
- a CDS encoding flavodoxin family protein → MKIVILNGSPRPNGNTQILAEEFIRGAREAGHETELIHLREKKIAGCLGCQYCFSHEGECVQKDDMKEALASLDQADMLVIASPIYWFDLTAQTKAAIDRMYARGKVGFHFHKTAMLLDSGSDHVYDAAIRMYQMMTGYLNWQDMGIITAPGMTEKGSMKHAPAMQQAYTLGKTL, encoded by the coding sequence ATGAAAATTGTAATTTTAAATGGCAGTCCAAGACCCAATGGAAATACACAGATCCTCGCAGAGGAGTTTATCCGGGGCGCGCGGGAGGCCGGCCATGAGACAGAACTGATTCATCTGCGCGAAAAGAAGATCGCGGGATGTCTGGGCTGTCAGTATTGTTTTTCCCATGAGGGAGAATGTGTACAAAAGGATGATATGAAGGAAGCCCTTGCATCCCTGGATCAGGCAGATATGCTGGTAATTGCTTCTCCGATTTACTGGTTTGATCTTACCGCCCAGACGAAGGCCGCGATTGACCGCATGTATGCCAGGGGAAAAGTGGGCTTTCATTTTCACAAGACGGCGATGCTTCTGGATTCCGGATCCGACCATGTCTATGACGCGGCGATTCGCATGTATCAGATGATGACCGGATATTTGAACTGGCAGGATATGGGAATTATTACCGCGCCGGGGATGACAGAAAAAGGTTCCATGAAGCATGCGCCGGCGATGCAGCAGGCGTATACCCTTGGAAAAACGCTTTGA
- a CDS encoding type II toxin-antitoxin system HicB family antitoxin has translation MKVVYPILVKQDENCYLVYIPDFDGYTEGNSFIDALEMAKDYIGLSGIHLEDEKKSLPNMSTEEEARKIAKEKSDGDFDFSNGTLAYVDVDLKKYRSKVRNLSVKKNCTIPMWLSEEAEEAGINFSRVLQEALVKTLGSK, from the coding sequence ATGAAAGTAGTATACCCTATTTTAGTAAAACAGGATGAAAATTGCTATCTCGTATATATCCCGGATTTTGATGGATATACAGAAGGGAATTCATTTATTGATGCGTTAGAAATGGCAAAAGATTATATCGGATTAAGTGGAATTCATCTGGAAGATGAAAAAAAATCATTGCCGAATATGTCTACAGAAGAGGAAGCCAGAAAGATTGCAAAAGAAAAAAGCGATGGCGATTTTGATTTTTCAAATGGTACACTTGCCTATGTGGATGTAGATTTAAAAAAGTATAGGAGTAAAGTAAGGAATTTATCCGTAAAGAAAAATTGCACGATCCCAATGTGGTTAAGTGAAGAAGCGGAAGAAGCAGGAATCAATTTTTCTAGAGTCTTACAAGAGGCACTAGTAAAAACGTTAGGAAGTAAATAA
- a CDS encoding type II toxin-antitoxin system HicA family toxin, producing the protein MKQRDLVKRLEKAGFEFAEHGSNHDKYVRGKDVEMIPRHREINEITARGILKKWGL; encoded by the coding sequence ATGAAACAACGAGATTTAGTCAAGCGTCTTGAGAAGGCAGGGTTTGAATTTGCTGAACATGGAAGTAATCATGATAAATATGTCAGAGGGAAGGATGTTGAAATGATTCCAAGGCATAGAGAGATAAATGAAATCACTGCCAGAGGAATACTTAAAAAATGGGGGCTGTAA